In Crinalium epipsammum PCC 9333, the following are encoded in one genomic region:
- a CDS encoding aldose epimerase family protein, which translates to MFAIAQKQQQYKTYILSDDKSQSQLEVVPERGGIITSWRIQGQEILYLDAERFTKPDLSVRGGIPILFPICGNLPENTYTFQNQPYTLKQHGFARDLPWEVTEQVTQDRLSLTIVLNSNDQTRAVYPFDFQLAFTYELIGNTLKIHQRYTNHGATTAGLSLEQMPFSTGLHPYFWTPHKTQLQFEIPSSEYYDQIHHTTHPFSGEFNFTQDEIDVAFKQLSSNSATITDNGRKLKLTLSYDDSYSTLVFWTVKGKDYYCIEPWTAARNALNTGESLLQLEPGASLETHVSLTVNFF; encoded by the coding sequence ATGTTTGCGATCGCACAAAAGCAGCAGCAATATAAAACCTATATCCTCTCCGATGACAAGTCCCAATCACAACTTGAAGTCGTTCCTGAGCGAGGAGGTATCATCACAAGCTGGCGTATCCAAGGACAAGAAATTCTTTACTTAGACGCTGAACGCTTTACCAAGCCAGACTTAAGTGTACGGGGCGGCATCCCCATTTTGTTTCCCATCTGTGGTAACTTACCCGAAAACACCTATACATTTCAAAATCAGCCATACACCCTTAAGCAACACGGTTTTGCTCGTGACTTGCCTTGGGAAGTTACAGAGCAAGTAACCCAAGACCGCCTCAGCCTTACCATAGTACTGAACAGCAACGATCAAACCCGTGCTGTCTACCCGTTTGATTTTCAACTAGCCTTCACCTACGAACTTATTGGCAATACTTTAAAGATTCACCAACGCTACACCAATCATGGGGCAACGACAGCAGGATTATCCTTAGAACAGATGCCCTTTTCTACAGGTTTACATCCTTACTTCTGGACACCCCATAAGACACAGTTGCAGTTTGAAATTCCCTCATCTGAGTATTACGACCAAATTCATCACACAACCCATCCTTTTAGCGGTGAATTTAATTTCACCCAAGATGAAATTGACGTAGCCTTCAAGCAACTAAGCAGTAATTCTGCAACCATTACTGATAATGGGCGCAAATTAAAATTAACCCTCAGCTACGACGATAGCTATTCCACCTTAGTTTTTTGGACAGTCAAGGGCAAAGACTATTACTGCATAGAACCTTGGACTGCTGCCCGCAATGCTCTTAATACTGGGGAAAGCCTGCTCCAGCTAGAACCAGGAGCAAGTTTGGAGACTCATGTGAGCCTTACAGTAAATTTTTTCTAA
- the fba gene encoding class II fructose-bisphosphate aldolase (catalyzes the reversible aldol condensation of dihydroxyacetonephosphate and glyceraldehyde 3-phosphate in the Calvin cycle, glycolysis, and/or gluconeogenesis) → MALVPMRLLLDHAAENGYGIPAYNVNNMEQIQAIMKAAHETDSPVILQASRGARKYAGESFLRHLILAAVETYPDIPIAMHQDHGNSPATCYSAMSHGFTSVMMDGSLEADAKTPSSFEYNVDVTRKVVEVAHAIGVSVEGELGCLGSLETGQGEAEDGHGFEGTLSHDQLLTDPDEAVQFVEQTGVDALAVAIGTSHGAYKFTRKPTGEILAISRIEEIHRRLPNTHLVMHGSSSVPEDLLALINQYGGKIPETYGVPLEEIQKGIKSGVRKVNIDTDNRLAITAAVREALAAKPEEFDPRHFLNPSIKYMQKVCAERYQAFSAAGNASKIKPISLDDFAAKYAKGELTAKKAVTV, encoded by the coding sequence ATGGCGCTCGTACCAATGCGTTTGCTGCTGGATCATGCGGCTGAGAATGGCTATGGCATCCCAGCTTACAACGTCAATAACATGGAGCAGATTCAAGCCATCATGAAGGCTGCCCATGAGACAGATAGCCCTGTGATTTTGCAAGCTTCTCGTGGCGCACGTAAGTACGCTGGGGAATCTTTCCTGCGCCATCTGATTTTGGCTGCGGTTGAAACCTATCCTGATATCCCCATTGCCATGCACCAGGATCATGGTAACAGCCCTGCTACTTGCTACTCAGCAATGAGTCATGGTTTCACCAGCGTGATGATGGATGGCTCACTGGAGGCAGATGCTAAGACTCCATCTAGCTTTGAATACAACGTTGATGTTACCCGCAAAGTTGTGGAAGTTGCTCACGCTATTGGTGTCAGCGTTGAAGGCGAACTCGGTTGCTTAGGTTCTTTGGAAACTGGGCAGGGTGAAGCGGAAGATGGTCACGGCTTTGAAGGTACATTGTCCCACGACCAGCTTTTAACTGACCCAGATGAAGCAGTTCAGTTTGTAGAACAAACTGGTGTAGATGCTTTAGCTGTTGCGATTGGTACCAGTCACGGCGCGTATAAGTTTACCCGCAAACCAACTGGCGAAATTTTGGCAATTAGCCGGATTGAAGAAATTCACCGCCGTCTGCCTAACACCCACTTGGTAATGCACGGTTCTTCCTCCGTACCTGAAGATTTGCTAGCTTTAATCAACCAATACGGCGGCAAGATTCCTGAAACCTATGGTGTACCTCTCGAAGAAATCCAAAAGGGTATCAAGAGTGGTGTCCGTAAGGTGAACATTGACACCGATAACCGCTTGGCAATTACTGCTGCGGTACGTGAAGCTTTAGCTGCAAAACCAGAAGAATTTGATCCTCGTCACTTCTTGAATCCTTCTATCAAATATATGCAGAAGGTTTGTGCTGAACGTTACCAAGCTTTTAGTGCTGCTGGTAATGCTAGCAAGATTAAGCCAATTTCTCTGGATGATTTTGCAGCTAAGTATGCTAAGGGCGAATTAACTGCTAAGAAAGCTGTAACTGTATAG
- a CDS encoding TspO/MBR family protein: protein MIKPWMVIGGVTLLVAMGSNIVTPDDVRWFKRLQRPRWLTFEPAIPIIWTIVFICGAWSAYIVWTRDPGSTKTWLLMAFYLLVEIAIVAYNPVMLRLRSLKAGTIVGGIGSILGLILLLVVFPISGWASLLLLPYVIWSPIGTYTTWEMMKINPNDA, encoded by the coding sequence ATTATTAAACCCTGGATGGTAATCGGGGGCGTAACATTATTAGTAGCAATGGGGAGTAACATTGTTACTCCTGATGATGTTAGATGGTTTAAACGCTTACAACGCCCCAGATGGCTAACTTTTGAACCTGCTATCCCGATTATTTGGACAATAGTATTTATTTGCGGTGCTTGGTCAGCTTATATTGTATGGACGCGCGACCCAGGTAGCACTAAAACCTGGCTACTAATGGCATTTTATCTGCTAGTAGAAATTGCGATCGTTGCTTACAATCCAGTAATGTTAAGGCTGCGTAGCCTGAAAGCTGGCACAATAGTCGGTGGTATCGGCTCTATTTTAGGGCTGATTCTGTTATTAGTTGTCTTCCCTATCTCCGGCTGGGCATCTTTGTTACTACTCCCTTATGTTATTTGGAGTCCTATCGGTACTTATACAACTTGGGAAATGATGAAGATTAATCCTAACGACGCTTAA